CATACACAGTTTGCCTCTCCACTGTCAAAGCCCTCGTCCCCGGCAAATGTATGCTGGCTATAATCCGATGTGAAATCGCTGTCTGCACGCACCATTTGCCGTGGCAGCATTATAACTGCCACGGCAAATGCGATTGCAAATATTCTTACTATATTAAGCCTTCTTTTTAGCTGGTCTCTCATTTATTCCTCCGGAAAAATACAGAGAATACCGCATTTTCTGAATTCATATGCATCATTCGTTGCTATGCATTTTTCAGAAATGCCACATATCCCTTCTTTGTCTCGTAAATATCCGCCTTCGATGTCACTTCCCATGGTGCATGCATATTCAGCACAGCGACACCGCAGTCTATGACTTCCATACCGTAAAGTGAAAGTATATATGCTATAGTTCCGCCTCCGCCGACATCGACCTTTCCAAGCTCTGCTGTCTGATATGTTATCTCATCATCATCCATTAGCTTTCTGATTGCTGCCATGTATTCTGCATTTGCATCATTTGATCCCGACTTTCCTCTTGATCCAGTGAACTTGTTGAACACCATTCCCTCTCCAAATACAGCTGCATTTTTCTTGTCAAATGCCGACTCAAATGTAGGATCAAAGCCCGCAGATACATCTGATGAAAGCATTCTTGACGATGCAAGACATCTTCTGAGGGATATTTCAGAAAATCCCCCCATGGCATTCATGATCTCTGCAACTGTATTCTCAAAGAAGTGTGACTGCATTCCAGTTGCACCGACACTTCCTATCTCCTCCTTGTCCGTCAGGAGACAGCAGGTAGTCTTCTCTGGTAAATCAGCCTCAAACATCGCGACAAGTGATGTGTATGCACACACTCTGTCATCCTGTCCGTAAGCCATGATCATGCTCTCATCTATACCGCAATTTCTTGCCTTTCCAGCAGGAACGATTTCTAGCTCCGCTGAGAGGAAGTCCTCCTCCTTCATGTCGTATTTCTTCTCAAGCAGATCAAGGACTGCAGCCTTGACAGCCTCCTTCTCCTTGCCCTCAACCGGTCTGCTTGCAAAGAGTATATCAAGCTGCTCTCCTTCTATAACAGAATCTGCTCTCTTCTTGAGCTGCTCCTGTGAGAGGTGTATAAGAAGATCTGTAACACAGAATACCGGATCATTCTTGTCCTCGCCTATGTTTACAGTCAGTACATCGCCATTTGTCTTTGCCACAACTCCATGTATAGCCAGAGGAAGTGTCACCCACTGATACTTTTTGATTCCGCCATAGTAGTGTGTGTCAAGATAAGCAAAGCCGCCCTTCTCGTAAAGTGGGTTCTGCTTGACGTCCATACGAGGGGAATCAATGTGGGCTCCCAATATATTCATACCCTTTTCGAGTTTTTTCTTTCCTATGTTGAACATCGCTACAGTCTTGTTCATCCAGACCGCATACACTTTATCGCCAGCCTCAAGCTTCTCTTTGTTCTTGATTATCTTCTTGAGATCTTTGTAACCGTTTTCCTCAGCCTGACTGACTATCTCCTTGACACATTCTCTCTCAGTCTTGCCATTGTCAAGAAATTCCCTGTAGTTTTTGCAGAGACTCTCAAGTTCCTTTATCTCTTCTTTCTTGTACTTACTCCATGCATTTTTCTGTGCCATATTTCTTACCTCCTGTAATTTGAGCACTAGCGCAATTCTATACGCGTTTCCGGCGCATAACACTAGCTGCCGGGGCGTCCCCCCTCACTCACTGTATGCGTCAGTGTCTATATTATTTTCGCTCATTTTCATTGTGTATCTTCTCATAAGAATGAGCATAGCTCCAAGAATCATTAAATAAATTATATATACTGCAATCGACGGTATCCATGTAAATCTGAACAGAAGATATCCCGCCGCGCAAAATACAATCGCTATCACGATTGCTATTGCCATATTAAAAAACGCATTAAGATTGCCTCTGAGTGCTCCATACTCGTCCTCCCAGTCGATCTTTGGATGAGTCGAGTCCAGCAAAACTCCCGTGTATGTGCATATGCCCACACACAGTACGCCTATCACTATATAATACACACTATCCACGAAACTGCAATCCATGTATATGCTCAATATTACCGTACTGATAATTATTGTTATACCGCTAAACAGCATGCTTATCCACACTTTCACACGAACCTGCGTCCTGTAAGCCATAGGTATATGCTTGATAAATGATATGTGGCTGCCTTCCCTTGTGAACGATGTCGATGCTATGCTATTCATCGCCGTGGCAAAGAACGCAATGATCGTCACCACTATCAAAACTATCACATCTGACAAAAAATATCCCGTTTCAAATGTAGCCCTGAACTCTCTGATAGAGTCCGCTGTAGCAGGTATATTAAACAGAGCGATTATAAGTATCGGCCAGATTATGTTTACTACTACACAATATTTTCTGTATGCAGGCGTTCTGACAAGAGTCTTAAATTCCTTGTCAAGATATGCCTTAAATGGTGTTCTGATTGCAAAGCTCTCAAGCCCCTCTTTCTCCCTGCGTCTACGTCCGGATCTTCTGGATGAAGATACCAAATATACTCCCTTCAGATAAAGTGCGTTTCCCAAAACCAATAGAAGTGCTACGCACAGTGCATTCACCAGGATAAACAAAAACATGTAAACTATGCTGTCTTCCTGGAGAGCCTTAATGAACAGAGGAACCGTGAAGAACACTCTGTTCATGATATTTATAAATATATTGTCTCCATTTTTCAGGCTATCTATGTAATTATTTATATTTACCGAATCCATCTGTGCAAACGACCACACAAATAGTCCGGCAAACACCAGTATCGCGAGCCCAACCATAAAATCAACATTTTTTAAAAGCTTTGCCCTGCTAAAAAACGCCATAATGATCAGTGAAAATACTCCGCAGTACACAAGTGGAAGCACTGGCAAAAGGAACACTCCTATAATGGACGTGAGAACGGACACCGGTTTCAGTTCAGCTGCAATAAAGTAACCTATAAAGCCACAGAATAAAACCATGAACTCCATGACACTCTCTGCAAAATAGGCATGTGTGAACTTTGCTGCAACAAGCTCCGCAGGCTTCACTGGCAGTGGAAGCAAATGGTCAAGGTCTGACGAAAAATACAGCAGATTAAATATGACCATTATGCTGAATATAACTCCAAATACAGACATAAGCTGTATGACAAGATTCAATCCCTCGGTCTGCCCACCGGCCTCCATAAGCGCCGCAGTCATAATATACACTATGAATCCCACAACCAGACAGCACGGTATCATGATACAGCACATGGCAATTATTCCCATGACTTTATAGCCCTTTGCCTTATCTCCGTGTTCAGGCATCTCCATATCATTGTTGCGGCTTATCATCTTAAGCAGAGTTCTAAAATTCTTCATGCGTCATCTCCACAAAAATCTCCTCAAGAGATTTATTCTTATGCTGATTCTCAAGTTCCTCAAGAGTTCCCTGATATATATCCTTTCCCTTGCGTATCATTATGATCTTATCACAGAGCTTCTCTGCGACCTCAAGCACATGCGTGGAAAAGAAAACACAGTTGCCAGCATCTGCATGTTCTCTCATCATCTTCTTCAGTTCATAGGCAGCATTCGGATCAAGCCCTGTCATCGGTTCATCAAGTATCCACACCGGTGGATTGTGTACCAGGGCTGCTATGACCATCATCTTCTGTCTCATTCCATGGGAATAACTGACCATCTGTCTATTCAGGCTGTCCTCCATTCCGAATCTCTCAGCCATCTGCTCAATCCTTGCCTTCCTGTCAGACACCGATACCCCATATATATCTGCGATGAAATTTACATACTCAAGTCCTGTAAGGCGAAGGAAAATATCAGGATTGTCAGCTATGTATCCCATGGACTGTTTCGCCTCCATCGGCTTCTCCCTCATGTCATAGCCATTTATCACAACTCTGCCCTCGGTTGGCATAAGTATTCCTGTCAGCATCTTGATCGTGGTTGTCTTACCTGCACCATTCTGTCCGACAAATCCAACAATCTCTCCCTTGTTTATATGGAAGCTGAGATCATCAACCGATACAAAATCCCCTCCATACACTTTCTTCAACCCTTCCGCTTTTATCATGTATGTAACCCTTTCATTTTATATATTCTTCTTATATATTATGCATATCTCAGGGGACATATCAGATTACTGTCCACACTTATGGACATTATAACAATTCATTGTATTGTTTAC
This sequence is a window from Coprococcus eutactus. Protein-coding genes within it:
- a CDS encoding ABC transporter ATP-binding protein produces the protein MIKAEGLKKVYGGDFVSVDDLSFHINKGEIVGFVGQNGAGKTTTIKMLTGILMPTEGRVVINGYDMREKPMEAKQSMGYIADNPDIFLRLTGLEYVNFIADIYGVSVSDRKARIEQMAERFGMEDSLNRQMVSYSHGMRQKMMVIAALVHNPPVWILDEPMTGLDPNAAYELKKMMREHADAGNCVFFSTHVLEVAEKLCDKIIMIRKGKDIYQGTLEELENQHKNKSLEEIFVEMTHEEF
- a CDS encoding aminopeptidase, with the protein product MAQKNAWSKYKKEEIKELESLCKNYREFLDNGKTERECVKEIVSQAEENGYKDLKKIIKNKEKLEAGDKVYAVWMNKTVAMFNIGKKKLEKGMNILGAHIDSPRMDVKQNPLYEKGGFAYLDTHYYGGIKKYQWVTLPLAIHGVVAKTNGDVLTVNIGEDKNDPVFCVTDLLIHLSQEQLKKRADSVIEGEQLDILFASRPVEGKEKEAVKAAVLDLLEKKYDMKEEDFLSAELEIVPAGKARNCGIDESMIMAYGQDDRVCAYTSLVAMFEADLPEKTTCCLLTDKEEIGSVGATGMQSHFFENTVAEIMNAMGGFSEISLRRCLASSRMLSSDVSAGFDPTFESAFDKKNAAVFGEGMVFNKFTGSRGKSGSNDANAEYMAAIRKLMDDDEITYQTAELGKVDVGGGGTIAYILSLYGMEVIDCGVAVLNMHAPWEVTSKADIYETKKGYVAFLKNA